The Aphis gossypii isolate Hap1 chromosome 3, ASM2018417v2, whole genome shotgun sequence genome includes a region encoding these proteins:
- the LOC114122616 gene encoding PAX-interacting protein 1-like: MFSCSICDEAFVGIHQDSTFTTLCGHVFHHHCLMNWLERSETCPHCRAQVSMNTLVKLFLQVDPHARVSWDRKTDEEIETLKGQIKTLKCKQSQNSNTIYSLECQLKSRNNALKSTKEYIDTLKSQFERQKKENIAINANLKLLKEKLNASETEKKKFELKLLEQTTEVQSLTKNLYDLQSQNSVIIDKLKSEIAKLKSEKAYFQKRCHNTENINIEQPCTSKMCIENENAIPLQNQTKKLYYGHDPQLHLTAQQFLLGCVFLIVELQVEHEGNLCNDIKMSKIDIIAHGGSVDQIYSTRITHVMCITQKHHIVEQAIKDGKRCVTDFWLRDVIARKHMIPPWLAHHFPLPYSINQNLPCQDLNIYIANFSINEYYRIKSMIELVGGRVIDEVTKADIIVSMKLEGELAESSFINRVVNVQWINDIIFGEKLSLKKSGYSQYQQFDLSDPFLVNYDMVPHLMEAWKFPLSFYSAQKFDDYSVSPDSSTKFKRQKTLSKTPELINLVDDDNDNDVVITYIKTVPKSKPSVLFSGFSTDDREILKMILYLLGGKLASRQFDPTHLVLNKPKVSLDFFICLPTVKYVVNANWLKDSHSNLELQDEKQYLIEHLQDKNMGLCHVPTILRQYRCQKLFRFISFFITPGITYPPIHHLEKIISSAGGVLEKTRRSLESIKETPALSYFIISSPEEHKLYDDLSHIPNVVYLPEFITCSLLEQKVLINRFKIEMTAQN, from the exons atgttttcttgttCAATTTGTGATGAGGCATTTGTTGGAATTCACCAGGACTCTACTTTTACAACACTGTGTGGCCATGTCTTTCATCATCATTGTCTTATGAATTGGTTAGaaag ATCAGAGACTTGTCCACATTGTCGTGCACAAGTATCAATGAATACAttagttaaattgtttttacaagTTGATCCTCATGCTCGAGTATCGTGGGATAGAAAAACTGACGAAGAAATAGAAAcacttaa ggggcaaataaaaactttaaaatgtaaacaatccCAAAATTCTAATACTATCTATAGTCTGGAATGTCAACTAAAATCTAGAAATAATGCTTTAAAAAGTACCAAAGAATATATTGATACACTTAAAAGTCAATTCGAAAGGcaaaaaaaggaaaacatTGCAATTAATGCTAatctaaaactattaaaaga aaaattaaatgcatcagaaactgaaaaaaagaaatttgaattaaaattgctAGAACAAACAACAGAAGTTCaatcattaacaaaaaatCTTTATGATTTACAATCACAAAATTCAGTAATAATTga taaattaaaatctgaaatagctaaattaaaatcagaaaaagcatattttcaaaaaagatgtcataatacagaaaatataaatattgaacaacCATGTACATCAAAg ATGtgtattgaaaatgaaaatgcaaTACCACTTCAAaatcaaactaaaaaattatattatgggcATGATCCTCAGTTACACT taACTGcccaacaatttttattaggatgtgtatttttaattgttgaacTCCAAGTTGAGCATGAAGGTAATTTATGCAATGAcataaaaatgtctaaaattgatattattgcaCATGGTGGATCAGTTGATCAGATATATTCAACTCGCATTACACATGTAATGtgtataactcaaaaacatcATATAGTTgaacaa gctATTAAAGATGGCAAAAGATGCGTGACTGATTTCTGGCTCAGAGATGTCATTGCTAGAAAACATATGATTCCACCTTGGTTAGCTCATCATTTTCCACTACCATAcag tataaatcaaaatttgccATGTCaagatttaaacatttatattgctaattttagtataaatgaatattatagaattaaatcAATGATTGAACTAGTTGGCGGTCGTGTTATTGATGAAGTTACCAAAGCTGATATTATAGTTAGCATGaa ATTAGAAGGTGAATTAGCAgaaagttcttttataaacaGAGTGGTTAATGTTCAATggataaatgatataatttttgggGAAAAactcagtttaaaaaaatcaggaTATTCACAATATCAACAATTTGATTTAAGTGAtccatttttagtaaattatgacATGGTACCTCACTTAATGG agGCTTGGAAATTTCCTCTAAGTTTTTATAGCGCTCAAAAATTTGATGATTATTCTGTAAGTCCAGATAGttctacaaaatttaaaagacaAAAAACTCTATCTAAAACTCCAGAATTGATCAATTTAGTTGATGATGACAATGACAATGATGTAgtcattacttatataaaaaccgTACCAAAATCAAAACCAAGTGTTTTGTTTTCTGGTTTTTCAACGGATGATAGagaaatacttaaaatg atattgtatTTACTTGGTGGTAAACTTGCAAGTCGCCAATTTGATCCAACTCATTTAGTCTTAAATAAACCTAAAGTttcattagatttttttatttgtcttcCAACTGTTAAATATGTTGTCAATGCAAATTGGTTAAAAGATTCACATTCCAATTTGGAACTTCAAg atgaaaaacaatatttaatagaacatTTGCAAGATAAAAATATGGGGTTATGTCATGTACCCACTATTCTTAGACAATATAGATgtcaaaaactatttagatttatatcaTTCTTTATTACTCCTGGAATTACTTACCCACCTATTCATCACTTGGAGAAAATCATATCTTCTGCTGGTGGTGTACTTGAAAAAACCAGAAGATCTTTGGAGTCAATCAAAGAAACACCAGCCCTTTCCTATTTTATAATCTCATCCCCGGAAGAACACAAATTATATGATGACTTATCGCATATTCCtaatg ttgtctATTTACCTGAATTTATAACATGTTCACTCCTGGAGCAGAAAGTCCTAATAAACaggtttaaaatagaaatgactgctcaaaactaa